TTGCGCCAGAGCGAGGCCCAGGCGGCAGCGTGAGGCCACGGATCCTGTGTCCGTGACTGCCGCCTTATCCGTTCAAAAACACGTCGAAGCAAAGGAAGTTTCTCTAAGAGCCATAACTTCGCTTTACGTGAAGAACTTCCCTGACCCCGCAGGGGGGAGACATAAGGATGGCCTTCGAGGACCTGTGACTCCGCAGCATATGTCCGCATAATGCGGTCGAGATCTTCGGTGTAATGGGCCAGGCCACCGCCGTTGATCGCTTCGCAAGCAATCGCTGCACGGACAGAGCGCGAAGATGATTGGTTCGACAAGATGATCCTTATCCTTTCTCAACGATTGGAGTGCTGAGGTGGTGAAGCGCCCGTCGAGCGATCAAGGTCTCCGGAATCAGAACGATCAGAATCTCTGCGACCACGGTACTTAGAATGGCACCGATGATGCCAACATGCTCGACCAGTACGATCGAGAGAGCTAGGTTGAAGCCTGCCATTAGGAGTGAAATGACCGCTTGCTCCTTCAATTTCCCGATGCCATTAAGGAAAAAGGAGAGTGGTTGTAAATACGAGCTTAGAACGCAGCGTACTCCAAAGGTCACCAGAAGCAAGCGCGATACATGCAAACCCGGGCCGACCCAAAGCGCGAAAATGTAGTTACTAAAAACCACTAACAGCCCAGTCAACAAGAGAGTTCCGCCCCCAGTCCAAATCACGGTCCGACGGAACGTCTTTCGGATCCAGTCGTGATCTCCGCGGCTGAGCGCATCGGCGTAAGCAGGCCACATGGGACCAGTAATGATACCGATCAGGAATGGGAGCACATTAAAGAGGCGCGAAGGAACAGCATAGCTGCCCACGTGTGTCGCACCGAGGAGGTGAGCGATAACTAAATTATCCGATTGATAGCCAATCGCTGCTGCCAACTGCAAGCAAAAAAACATCAGACCAGTACGAAGCAAAAGGATCGCAATGGGGCGAGAAAAGAAAAGAAGGCTTGGGAAAAGCCACCTTTGATCCCAAAGAAAAGTCTTCGCGGCATTCAGGAGGCTGATGAATACAGGGACACCAAAGATTGCCACAACGAGTAGAGGCAGGCTGGCATGAAGATGGATTGCGACCAGAATGGCCCCAAGAGAAACCAGGCTGCCCACGGCGTTCCAGATATTTGTAATCAAACCACTTTGCTGCCCACTTTGCAGGCTTGCCACGGTCGCTAAGGGCAGACTGACAGCAAAGCAGAGAATGGTTGCGAAAGAGACTGGACCAGCCTCAGCGATCGCAAGTGGGGAGTGTACGTTGAAGATCTGTGGCCACGGAACGTAGTGATAAATGCCTACGATCAACGTAACTATGAGAAGCGCGACGAACAGGAGCATCCAAAACGCACTCGCAACCGCATTGCGTATCGCCTGACGATCCTCGCGTCCGTTTGCCTCCGCAACCAGATTGATTAGGCCGTTGCTCATACCCAAATCTGCGAAGCTGAACATGGCGATCATGGAACTGAGTGTCATCCAAATGCCAAAGCGCTCCATACCTAGATAATTGAGAGTAAGCGGCACCGTAATAAACGAGACAGAGAGGGAAATGACTTTTGCGATCATTGCTGCGCCACTGGTGAGAGCGGCACGCTTGTAACGGCGACGGGAGCGCTCTACCGCGGAGGACATCTCGCCATCTTTCAAAAAGAGGGAGGAGAGAAGATTTCGCAAGATCATCTGAACGGCGAGGTTCTTCGTCTTCGGAACGTCGGCATGTTTAGATTTTACGATAGTGCGATGGTCAGAGAGGGTCTTGCTATCTTCCAGAAATCTGTGCTGGCCCCATTGGTCCATTGTGCTTGTGGGCCCGTAATGCCTTCGGCGGGGGTGCGCCTTACTTTCCGATGCAGAATGTCGAAAAAATCACCCCGAGGATCTCATCGGCCGTGGTGCTGCCCGTGAGTTCGTCGAGGCCGCGCAGGGCTTCGTAGATGTCGAGCAGCAGCATCTCGTGCGGGATGGAGGCATGGATAGCTTCGATGGCGCGATGGAGGGCCTCCACGGCGCGGGCGACGGCGTCGCGTTGGCGTAAGTTCGTCAGCAGGCCGCTTGCGCTCGCATTCTGTGAGCCGCGTAGTTGCTGCAGGAGAGCCTCGCGCAGGCGGTCGAGGCCTTCGCCTGTGTTGGCGCTGGTGGGGATTAGGGCGAAGTCAGATGCGAGCAGTGGGGCCAGGTCGATCTTGTTTGCTACGACGAGATGAGGACGGCCTTCGAGGCTGGCGATCGTCTCACGTTCTTCTTCGCTGATGCCGTGTTGAAGATCGACGATGAAGAGAACGAGATCGGCTTCGGCGAGCGCTTCGCGGGAGCGGGCGATGCCGAGTTGCTCCACGAAGTCTTCAGATTCGCGCAGACCTGCGGTGTCCATCAGTTCTACAGGGATGCCGCCAATCGAAACGCGCTCCGTGACGACGTCGCGGGTCGTGCCTGCAATGGGAGTCACGATGGCGCGTTCGCGTTCCGCGAGCGCGTTGAAGAGGGAGCTCTTGCCCGCGTTCGGTCTGCCGATGACGGCGATGCGGACGCCTTCGCGCAGGATGCGACCGTAGGCGAAGGTGGCGAGCAGGTCTTCGAGCGGGGAAAGTACAGCTTGCAGGCGCGCTTCAATCTGGGCCGATGGCGCGACGTCGATGTCGTCTTCCGCGAAGTCGATTCCCGCTTCCAGCAGAGCGATCAGGGCAACAAGATCTTCCTTGCAGGGGCGGATGCGTTTCGCGAGCGATCCGCCGACCTGCTCTGCGGCGACGCGCGCCTGTTCGATGGTCTGTGCATCGATGAGATCACGCACGGCTTCGGCCTGTGTGAGGTCGATGCGGCCGCGAAAGAAGGCGCGTTCGGTGAACTCTCCCGCGTGTGCAGGGCGAGCGCCCAGGGTGCAGGCGCGGCGAACGATCCACTCCAGCACGACGGGCGAGCCATGCGCTGCGATCTCGATCACGTCTTCGCCGGTGTAAGAGTTCGGTGCGGCAAAGAAGGTGACGACGGCGTCGTCGATCCGTTGACCGGTCTCGTCGTTCAGGTGGGCGAAGCGTGCGCGTCGAGGTTCGAGCGCGGTCTCAAGAGCGAGAAGTTTTTCCGTAATGCCGCGAGCTTCCGGCCCACTGAGGCGAACGATGCCGATGCCGCCGCGACCGGGTGGCGTAGAGACCGCGACAATCGTGTCCTGTGTTGTTGTCTCTGCCATCGGCTAGTCCCTAGCGGCGGCGGAAGGCCTGGGCCGTCGCGCGCGCTCGATCCGTGTTCTTCCAATCCAGAGGATAGAGAACTACCATGCGGCGTGCTCCTTCTCCATTGGATTCGGTGCGCATGTCCTCGTACTCCTTGAGTGCGAGATGCAACATGCGGCGTTCGCGGGAACTCATCGGATTAAAGCTGTAGGGCTGACCGGTTGCGCGCACAGACTCCACGCCCGCCTTCGCCATTTCCTTCAGCGCCCGCGCGCGGTTGGCCTTGAAGCCCTCTGCGTCGAAGCTGATCCGGTCATGGTCCAGCGGATCGAGCCGCAAGATCTGCGAGGCCACCTGCTCCAGCGCGCGAAGCACTTCACCCTCGCGTTCGATCAGGAGAGGCGCATCCGGCCCCTCCAACTCAACGTAGATGTCCCGTCGTTCCAGGCCCTCGGGGTCGGCAGCGCCTCCCCCGGCGGTGATGCGATAGCGCAGACGCAGACCACCTTTGGCCGACAGCGCGTTGACGAAGTCAGCGATCTTCCGCGCTGATGCTTTCAGGTCGTTCATCCCCGGAACCTCACTTGCATTGGGAAGAACGGCAGAAGAGGGATTCTTCTACCGTTTTCCCTGAATCGTCTGCGTCTTGCGGCGCGCGCGCTTCGCGGCAATCTGACGCATCTCGCGGCCCAGCGGCGACTGGTTCATGACGTACTGCTGCACGATCATGATCAGGTTGCCAATGCACCAGTAGAGTGCCAGACCGGAGGAGTAGTTCCACGTCATGTAGCCGGAGAAGGCAGGCATCATGAACGCCATCATCTTCTGCTGCTGCGGATCTACGCCGGGGCTGGGCATGTAGAACTGCACCAGGAACTGCGAGACCACCATGACGATGGGAAGGATATGGTACGGATCGGCCGCCGTGAGGTCGTGCAACCAGAACCAGTGTGCCTGGCGAAGCTCAACGACCTTTTGCAGCATGCTGAACATGGCGATCAACAGCGGAAGCTGGATCAGCGTGGGGATACAGCCGCCAAACATGTTTACGCCATTGTCTTTCTGCAACTGCATGATCTCGGCATTCATGTCGGCCCGCTTCGGGTCGGTGACCTTGTACTTGGCGTAGCGGGCCTTGATCGCATCCATCTGCGGCTGCAGACGTTGCATCTTCAGCGCGGACTTCATAGAGAGAATGCGCAGCGGCAGCAGCACCAGGTTGATCAGGATGGTGAAGACGACGATCGCCCATCCCCAGTTGCTGGCCACGTGCTCCTGCACAAAGTGCAGAGCGAAGAAGAGCGGCTTACCCACGATGCCGAAGAAACCGAAGTCGACGATGGGTGCGAGCGTCTCTCCGCCGGTGGTGCTGACGGTGTGCAGAATCGTGTAGGACTTGGGGCCCGCGTAGATGCGGGCCTGCGTGTGTCCGCTCACATCGCCCAGAGCGGTTCCGATGATCGGGACCGTGGCAATCTTTCCGGTGGGCGTCGTGGAGGTGATCGCAGTGCTGCGCTTCAGCTTCTCGACATCGATAGTCTGGTGCAGAGAGACAGCCGTTGCGGTCTGCGGATTATCAGGAATAAAGACGGCGCCGAAGAACTGGTCTACTACGCCGACGTAATCCAGCGGTCCATCCAGCGTCTTTCCACCGGAGACCTTCGCGAAGTTGACGTGGTCC
This genomic stretch from Terriglobus saanensis SP1PR4 harbors:
- a CDS encoding protein jag is translated as MNDLKASARKIADFVNALSAKGGLRLRYRITAGGGAADPEGLERRDIYVELEGPDAPLLIEREGEVLRALEQVASQILRLDPLDHDRISFDAEGFKANRARALKEMAKAGVESVRATGQPYSFNPMSSRERRMLHLALKEYEDMRTESNGEGARRMVVLYPLDWKNTDRARATAQAFRRR
- the mnmE gene encoding tRNA uridine-5-carboxymethylaminomethyl(34) synthesis GTPase MnmE: MAETTTQDTIVAVSTPPGRGGIGIVRLSGPEARGITEKLLALETALEPRRARFAHLNDETGQRIDDAVVTFFAAPNSYTGEDVIEIAAHGSPVVLEWIVRRACTLGARPAHAGEFTERAFFRGRIDLTQAEAVRDLIDAQTIEQARVAAEQVGGSLAKRIRPCKEDLVALIALLEAGIDFAEDDIDVAPSAQIEARLQAVLSPLEDLLATFAYGRILREGVRIAVIGRPNAGKSSLFNALAERERAIVTPIAGTTRDVVTERVSIGGIPVELMDTAGLRESEDFVEQLGIARSREALAEADLVLFIVDLQHGISEEERETIASLEGRPHLVVANKIDLAPLLASDFALIPTSANTGEGLDRLREALLQQLRGSQNASASGLLTNLRQRDAVARAVEALHRAIEAIHASIPHEMLLLDIYEALRGLDELTGSTTADEILGVIFSTFCIGK
- a CDS encoding oligosaccharide flippase family protein, producing MIAKVISLSVSFITVPLTLNYLGMERFGIWMTLSSMIAMFSFADLGMSNGLINLVAEANGREDRQAIRNAVASAFWMLLFVALLIVTLIVGIYHYVPWPQIFNVHSPLAIAEAGPVSFATILCFAVSLPLATVASLQSGQQSGLITNIWNAVGSLVSLGAILVAIHLHASLPLLVVAIFGVPVFISLLNAAKTFLWDQRWLFPSLLFFSRPIAILLLRTGLMFFCLQLAAAIGYQSDNLVIAHLLGATHVGSYAVPSRLFNVLPFLIGIITGPMWPAYADALSRGDHDWIRKTFRRTVIWTGGGTLLLTGLLVVFSNYIFALWVGPGLHVSRLLLVTFGVRCVLSSYLQPLSFFLNGIGKLKEQAVISLLMAGFNLALSIVLVEHVGIIGAILSTVVAEILIVLIPETLIARRALHHLSTPIVEKG
- the yidC gene encoding membrane protein insertase YidC; protein product: MAEIKNPNQQGGGSDMKSMLVPMLLIAGVLGGLQFYRSKHTQPLQAPSAQTQTAQQPSAVAPAAPGAAPQTTAQTATVGATQAAPVVTAAAEQTTTIENELYRIEFTNRGAEVKSWILKRYKDNKGVPLDLVHAGAAREFGAPLSLYTYDSGLTAQLRQALYVPSVTGKLTAPQTLSFTYSANGLDVTKTFRFDESYLLHADVVASRDGSPVRALIAWPGGFGDQDQVLDYNGSQLESSSEGKTDHVNFAKVSGGKTLDGPLDYVGVVDQFFGAVFIPDNPQTATAVSLHQTIDVEKLKRSTAITSTTPTGKIATVPIIGTALGDVSGHTQARIYAGPKSYTILHTVSTTGGETLAPIVDFGFFGIVGKPLFFALHFVQEHVASNWGWAIVVFTILINLVLLPLRILSMKSALKMQRLQPQMDAIKARYAKYKVTDPKRADMNAEIMQLQKDNGVNMFGGCIPTLIQLPLLIAMFSMLQKVVELRQAHWFWLHDLTAADPYHILPIVMVVSQFLVQFYMPSPGVDPQQQKMMAFMMPAFSGYMTWNYSSGLALYWCIGNLIMIVQQYVMNQSPLGREMRQIAAKRARRKTQTIQGKR